A genome region from Nicotiana tabacum cultivar K326 chromosome 13, ASM71507v2, whole genome shotgun sequence includes the following:
- the LOC107793134 gene encoding uncharacterized protein LOC107793134 isoform X1: MRKLKLLIIILKKKEELLASQSAYVDGETNLASEQSQLSEMDIWVLSVGGKKNGRVAGLGSLGRSVKVPKQTIFDVSEEVDDRIRAQVHALNAELYNQLEETQRQNKEMRRQNKKMRHQNKKMRKELGDTNEKLAALIKHVGYPTSSSNAQSSSSEDNQDSQSDNDDNNNSVDQYDLD; this comes from the coding sequence aataattttgaaaaaaaaagaagaattattAGCTTCCCAAAGTGCATATGTTGATGGAGAAACTAATTTAGCTAGCGAGCAATCTCAATTAAGTGAAATGGATATTTGGGTGCTATCAGTTGGTGGAAAGAAAAATGGAAGAGTTGCAGGCCTTGGCTCTTTGGGTCGATCTGTAAAAGTACCTAAGCAAACAATATTTGATGTGTCGGAAGAAGTTGATGATCGGATTAGAGCCCAAGTTCATGCGTTAAATGCTGAGTTATATAATCAGTTGGAAGAAACACAACGCCAAAATAAAGAGATGAGGCGCCAAAATAAAAAGATGagacaccaaaacaaaaaaatgaggaaggagTTAGGTGACACAAATGAGAAATTAGCAGCATTGATAAAGCATGTGGGTTACCCGACATCATCTTCGAATGCACAATCATCATCTTCGGAAGACAATCAAGATTCACAGAGTGATAATGATGATAACAACAACTCGGTAGA